Part of the Lolium rigidum isolate FL_2022 chromosome 6, APGP_CSIRO_Lrig_0.1, whole genome shotgun sequence genome, acatgcgggtcccattttgcagcagacaggtctcaacgtttccaaggcggcacggaaccaaaagaaaaatgaagtagccgtaaatcgggggtgaaaaaaatccaagaagaaagatttcaattgggccgcatccggacatccgggcttcgaactatcctcgcttggccttttgactcgtacaatttcagcccactccaaaacaggaaagttccgaattttctaaaaaacaggaaagtcctatgcttcgcaaagacaaaaaaacaaggagattcaacatataagtttgtttatgtaaaaataaagatttaattatccgtttgaaatagctcagagcgcaatacattgtttattgtctgcaaaataatcaaggtatcatatgtttcttgtacggggaggccgacatcggggacccatgagccaacagcgtcgtcaatgttttaaaggcagcaggggatggaaagaaaaaataaaccaaaaatctgttggtaaaaaatccaagaaaataaacattttcgttcagagaggatgacatgcgggacccatgaggcagcagcatcctcagcgtttattgttcatagaggttgacatgtgggacccgtgagccagcggcgtcctcaacgttttaaaggccgcaggtgatcgaaagaaaaaataagccaaaaatcgtttggtcaacaaaatccaagaaaataaacatttaccgttcgagaggatgacatgcgggacccatgaggcagcgagcatcctcaacgattccaaggcggcggggaaatatccgagaaattaattaggggttcaaaataaatccatcaaaggaaacttttattgttcatagaggatgacatgtgggaccgacccgccaacgagcgtcctcatcgtttcgagaggggcggggagatcaaaagaaaaaggcaaatagccagaaattagggtaaaaaataactccaagaaaggaaacttttattgttcgtagaggatgacatgcgggaccaatgagccagcagacttactcaacgtttcaaaggcggcatgagatcgaaagaaaaaggcaagtgacaaaatatcaggagccaaagataatccaagaaaagaaactttattgtacgtagaggatgacatgcgggtcccatttagcagacagcggtctcaacgtttcaaatgcggcttgagatcaaaataaaaagaaagttgattgtacatagaggatgacatgcgggtcccatgagtcagccagcttacccaacgtttccaaggcggcaggggatcaaaagaaaaaggaaatagccaaaaatcggagggtgaaaaaaataaagaaaataaacatttatagcacatagaggatgacatgcgggtcccatgagccgacgaggttcctcaacgtttcaaacgtggcatgagatcgaaagaaaaaggcaagtgaccaaatatgaggagccaaaaataattcaagaaaagaaagttttatagtacatagaggatgacatgcgggtcccatttagcgacagcggtatcaccatttgagaggcggcaggggatcgaaagaaaaaggcaagtgaaaaaatatgaggagccaaaaataattcaagaaaagaaagttttatagtacatagaggatgacatgcgggtcccatttagcgcagcggtatcaccgtttgagaggcggcgaggatcgaaagaaaaggcaagtgaccaaatttgaggtgccaaaaaaaactccaagaaaagaaagttgattgcacatagaggatgacatgcgggtcccatttagcaagcagcggtctcaacgtttccaaggcggcaagggatcaaaagaaaaaggaagtagccggaaatcggggtgtcaaaaaatccaagaaaagaaagaaatttggttcatagaggatgacaagcgggacccatgatcctgcatcgtaaacggctcgatcggagagtgttgaacgagatggcgcgatcgagaaaaaaaataatgctagagaggctgccatctgggccctacatccctgggcggtgcggatttgcgttgactcggccggcgaacccgagaattcgcgatgcaccacgtcccgggccaccatacgcgacgttttggccgctttcgtcgggctaggtggcctcaaaaacgagaaaaaaaagtttttacatgcaccacggagggacccaaaatcgtcggccatggtacaccagcaaccacggcgcgacttcaacttcgtcggccatggcaacttttcttgtagtgtttgttgagatcaaggatattacattgtgtgtgatgctatatctccgcattatatatctacacatgggtatgatttcttgcttcctatctcaacttcatatgtgtcaatgtcttttgttagagctcatgttggatatctcttgtgttgaggcaccatactcctatgtgttgtgtatttgtattcaaatgcaaattacttatatgcacacaagtagggggagtgcctctatgtcttgccatcatgcttgtctctattgtgattccttggcaaatccgtatattgtcatcaaacaccaaaaagggggagattgaaagaacatctctcacattatgttttgtgtgtttgatgtcaatacatgtgatacactaatgtttgattaagtggtacagggattacatagataattattcatgtgtgttggatttgatcgtctgtcaaaagtcATCGGAAAAAgtatggccaggccggataatccgggccggatattgttgaaatatccggcccccgattttggctaagtctctcGAGGGATTGTTGCGcaagtatgggggccggacatttgcccggataatgtcccggtattgtaccagggccggattatccgggccggatattttggaaatatccggccccctcgtttttggctaaggactggaagaaatgtgAATACGTacatgggccggacatttggccggacaatgtcacacttttgtcccgatggccggattatccgggaggggggggggcggattatccggcccttacttaggccggattatccggcccccgagcggcaacggctcaattttgagagggggtataaataccccccttcttctaccttggttgcttgctcaatcattacacaacaaatctgccaagccacctccattagagccacctctagaaagacaagatttgcaagatctccttcctcccccaaccaaaactcttgatctttggagattcgaaggagaagacaccgatctacatcctcaccgaagcgttcttcatttccccctctcttgtttgagggatctcatgctagtgttcctatttggttccctagttgatttgttgttgatgtgttgttgttgattgttgtattgttactgatttgggagcctccaatttggttgtggatgtgtgccccaagaactttgtaaaggcccggtttccgcctcgaggaaatcccttagtggaagtgggctaggccttcgtggcgttgctcacgggagatccgagtgaagccttcgtggtcgttggtttggcttgcgtagcaaccacactcctccaaacgtagacgtaccttcttgcaaaggaagggaactaatcatctccgtgtcatcgcgtgctccactctcggttacctctatcccactctatctcctattgcgttgctataccttgcttagttgatatccttgtcatataggtaaattcacttagttgcatatctagagaatttacctttgtgtgtcaagcctaaattgaaaaagaactaaaaattggttagcacctattcaccccccctctaggtgcggcatacgatcctttcaacagttcactagtggtgtctctcccataagataaatagcatgttgggtgaacaaattacagttgggcaattgacaaataaagaaggcataacaatgcacatacatatatcacgatgagtactatgagatttaatcagggcattacgacaaagtacatagaccactatccaacatgcatctatgcctaaaaagtccaccttcaggttatcatccgaaccccttccagtattaagttgcaaacaacggacaattgcattaagtatggtgcgtaatgtaatcaacacaaatatccttagacaaagcattgatgttttatccctagtggcaacgagcacatccacaatcttagaactttctcgtcactcgtcccgcgattcaatggaggcatgaacccactatcgagcataaatactccctcttggagttacaactatcaacttggccgagcctctactagcaacggagagcatgcaagaacataaacaacacatatatgatagattgataatcaacttgacatagtattccatattcatcggatcccaacaaacacaacatgtagcattacaaatagatgatcttgatcatgataggcagctcacaagatctaacatgatagcacaatgaggagaagacagccatctagctactgctatagacccatagtccaggggtgaactactcacacatcgatccggaggtgatcatggtgatgaagagacctccgggagatgattcccctctccgacagggtgtcggaggcgatctcctgaatctcccgagatgggattggcggcggcggcgtctctggaaggttttccgtatcgtggctctcggtactggggtattcgcgacgaaggctttaagtaggcggaagggcggagtcggagggctgacgggggccccacaccatagggcggcgcgggccccacccaggccgcgcggccctgtggtgtcggcgccccgtcgccccactttgttcccctttcggtcttctgaaagcttcgtggaaaaataagaccctggacgttgatttcgtccaattccgagaatatttcctttgtaggatttctgaaaccaaaaacaacagaaaacaacaactggctcttcggcatctcgtcaataggttagtgccggaaaatgcataataatgacataaagtgtgtataaaacatgtgagtatcatcataaaagtagcatggaacataagaaattatagatacgtttgagacgtatcagccatcgaCGGAGGGGCAAGGACATGTGGCTTCGCCGTCGGAGGGAGAGGGCAGCGGTTTCGTCTCCCTAAGTCGCCTATCCTGTGCGGTTGGCAATGAAGCGGCCCGCACGCTGGGAGATTGTTTTCTTTTCAGTCTGGGCATGCTTGTGCTCTTGCTCCAGCAGCAGACTTTTTAGTTTTCCTTCGAACTGGATTTTGTATGGCTATTGGTTTATTTTTTATGAAGCGGGGACTAAGGCCGAAAAGTGCTTTTGGCTCCCGAGCTTCGGTGCTCTTTCCATTTAAAAAAATATTCCCTCtgatctcttttaattgactcgaaattAATACAACTTTATACtttatttgagtcaattaaagaggaccagagggagtataaaaaaatgtttattagttatcaaaaaaatatgaaaattaattaTGTGAAAAATCTCACAATCATGAAAAATTTCAAcccatttttttttactttgtgctagacaaaataacaaaatctgacatCACTGAAGGTTTTCACCTGGAAACTTCCATCCTTTCCAACCCAGCCTCACACGTGGCCTATAGCATCGGGAAGAAACCTCCGCCCAAAGGGAGCAGCGTGCGACCAAGGCCACCAACCAGAGCACCAGATCTAGACGGGGAGGCCCGCCACGCACAGGATCTGCGCATCCTGGCCACCCTACAGCCGAAGCTGATGCGCCACGCGCCAGATTCGATGTCAAGCACCTGATCCACCGTCGTCCGCACTGAGCAACAGCCTCTCTTcaccggccaccaccaccgcagccctGGGCCGCCGACCCGACGCCCGCGTGAGCGCGACCGGCTTCGTCCGGACCAACGCCCGCATGAGCGTGTCCAGCCTCGTCCGCACCAACGACCGCTTGGCCGCGGTCGGCCTCGCCCGCACCAAAGCCCGCTTGGAAGCGGACGGCTTCACCCGCACCAACCAACACCCGCTTGGGCGCGGCGAGCATCATTGAAGGGGCTCGCGTCGCTACGAGGAGaaggcccgccgccaccggccaccgcacgggctttgcccgacggcggcgggggaggatcCGAGGGAGGGGGTGGCTAGGTGGTGCAGGCCTGGGGCTCCGCCCGAACCGATCCAGGAGGAGCGACGCGGGGGCTAGCGTGTTTCATGGATATGTTTCTTTTAAGGAATCCTAACTCTCAACTTCTACAACTCTACTTGGAAAGGCTATGCAAACTGGTAAATCCAACTCGGCTCATGGGTGCATATAAACTTGTtgtgtgaaaatatattttggaGTGTCAAAAAAATCTTAAATAAATGTTTgcatgtatatctagacattctatgttcacagtttcacacacaagttttcgggaaaaaagaatttttttgtgtctcgtgtaaaaaagataaattttgatgctccaacACGACTAAGTATAAgatattttttttatcttttttatacatgccacataaaatattctttacccacgaaaacttgtgtacgaacataggatgtcaggATGTACACCTGCaatttttttcggaatttttttaaaatttaaatttattttaaattattttttataATAGATGCATATGCACCTATGAGCTAAAACGCCACCTCCATGCAAACATGACTACTGAaatgatcgtatgccgcacctaggggGTTtattaggtgctacccaatttttagttctttttcaattggcTTGACACAAAGATAAAttatctagatatgcaactatgtgaatttacctatatgacatagAAAGCAACTAAGTACGATATAGCTAGACAAGATATAATAGAGCAATCAAGgaaagaggtaaccgagagtggagcacgcggagacacagagatgattcccgtagttccttccttttgaggggaagtatatctacgtttggaggagtgtggcacCAAGGCCGGGCCAACACCACGAAggcctcactcaggtctcctatgagcaacgccacaaaggactagcccacttccactataaGGAATTTTCTCGAGGCGGAAattgggcctttacaaagttcttggggcacacatctacAACTGAATCGGAGGCtcttaacaacaacaacaataacaacaacaacaacaacaacaacaacaacaacaacaacaacaaacaactagggtttccaaatggaacactagcaaggggtctATCAAGCAAATGTGAGGAAAATGCGAatcgctttggtgaagatgtagatcgggatcTTCtctttcgattctccaaagctcaAGAGATTTGGGTGGTTGATGGAGGAGATCTTatgatttttgtgtttttggtggctcaacaatggtggaACAAGTCTTGAGGGTTTGAGCAACTTTCCAAGGTAGGAGAAGGGTTCCTTAAATACCCCTCCACCATTTCTGCCCGTTGGGAACACTTcagcggcagtgccggtcctGATACAGCAACAGTACCGGCCACAAAAAACTAGGTCACTTGGTCGACAGAGAACAACCGGCAGTGTCGGGGTGCAATCACCGGCAGTGTCGGCCTTTTGTCACCGGCAGTGCCGACCCTTTGAGATATCAGCCCaactcttttcttccttttttttggggggggggggtcgattTTATCAGCGGTGACCATTTACTTTATCTGTCACACACTTAGCACTATGTTAGATCATCACCGGTGTTGTTATCAAAAACACGCGAAACCCTAAAGATCATGAAAAGTTCTTTCAACTACACATGGTTTGTCTTTTTTCTTAGCTCATGTTTCTCAAATCACTTATGGTGGACCATGATGTGATGTGCTCTACAGAGTTAAGTTATTATCAATGAAGTCCTAAGCTATGTGGCTTAAAATCTCATAAAGAACAATCGACGTCCAACTGTATTTGTCTGTCCGAGGTAGGCGGCGGCACTGCCAACTCCGACACTTGTCACTTTCACAGCCCAGTTCGCTCAAAGCCTCCAATCCAATCCCGTCCCTCCATCACGCAGCACGAACTTCAACGCACCACACCCCCTCCTTGACCTCCCTCCCCCGCCGtctccctctcccctccctcttcgGTCAGATCAAATCGAGCCTGCCCATCTCCACCCCATTTCCCCTTCCGCCGCCGCGACCTGAGaccacacgcacgcacgcaccaTGTGGCGCCGactccaaaccctagccccggccCTCCGCCGCGCCGCAGCCGGAGCCGGCGCGGCCCCCACCCCCATCACCGCCCGGGCCGCGCCCTTCTCCACGGCGGCCGCCGCCTTCCGCCGCACCACCCCCCTCTCCTCCGGTAaggccctctcctccctcgccagATCTCGCTTTCCCGCCGCTTCCCGTCGCTGATCGGCCGGTGGATCGGCGTGTTCCTCCTGCAGGGGACAAGCCGCTGACTGTGGAGGACATCGTGCCCATCGCCACGGGCCATGAGCGCGAGGAGCTCGAGGGGGAGCTCCAGGTGAGACGGATTGTGCCTTGCGGTTTGGAGATTTCGGTCTCGTTCGGTTTGGCCCTTGCGAATGGGTTCTGATTTCTCGATCTGCTCGTCGTTTCGCAGGGGAAGAAGCGCTTTGACATGGATGCTCCCTGTGGCCCCTTCGGTACCAAGGTGACGTGTTCTCTGCTACTCTTCTTAATATTCTGTTTAGGTTCGTCGGAGTAATTTACTGTATGAAATGAGTGGGATGTATAGTGCATTTATCCTCGCACTAATGTTGTCTGGTGCCCTGGTGCACTTTAGAGATTTTTATATGCGCACAGTTCATCAATATTTGATCATCCGCTACCATTAGTGTAGGAACTTTTGTTCTGTCTAATAGCCGGGGTGTTTGCCTTTTCTTCCGTTGCTTGCGTATAATAGCATCAGAGGTCGTTTACATTATTCTGTCATTCTGTCAAATGATCGGATGTTCCAACGAAATGAGTGGAATGTGTAGTCCATTTATCTTCGCAGTAATGTTGTCGGATGCTCTGATGCACTTTAGAGATTGTTGTTTTTGTGCGATATTCATCAATTTTATCATCCATTTAGTGTAGAAACTTGTGTTCTATCTAATGCACTGggtctttcttttcttttgttgctTGTGTACAATAGCATCAGAGTTTACTTAACTATCAAATGATTATAATTTGCCCTGGATTCGTTTTGAAAGTATGTAATTGTTGTAAACCTACCGCATTTACTGTCTTAGCATCTTACGCATTTTCCGGTTGCATATGGATATACTGGGATAAAAACTTTATCTGTTTACATCATTAAGCAGTGCAAGTGCAATGTAAATACTTTTATTCCTGCCTCATACAGTCATATGTAAGAGTTAATTTCTCCCATCTAGTACAGTTTGTTATGGTCATGATTAGAAAATCACTTTTAATATGACGTCTTGCCTTCTTTTTTCAAGCAGAAGATTATATACCTCTCATAGTATGTTCTTTTTAGTTTATTATAAGGCTCTAACTACAAGGCCATTGATGCATAATTTCTGTTCTAAGAGCTGTGGTATCGTACTTCTGTACTACGCAGTATTTAAAAAATGTAACAGGTCTTAATTTTTTTTGTGGGGTAATAGTTAACAAGAATCCTGTCGAGAAACCACACCACATATCGCAGGGATAGTGTGCTTTGGTAAGCTAGTTCTTAACACGGGAACATGACCCAGTAAGTCTAAGTTGGTGCCCCACGTACAGAGATATATATGGCCTGACCAGAAAATTGTGTTGCTTGTTCACAGTCAAGCACAAACAATACACACATTTAGTTTCAGGGAACATGACACATTGTAGCTGCACGCTACACAGCAACATAATTCAGAACAGTAATAACTTGTCCACCCCAAGTCACCTACACGAGGCTCAACTAGCCAGGGTTAAGCATAAAGAAAGAAGTAAGAATCCATAATACTGTGTCACAAAAGCAGTCCTGCAAGCAGAGCCACAGGTGGTGGTGGCCTTCTCTCCCTAACTCTTCTCTTCTCCTAAGTCATGGAAAAGGACTCTCCTCTTCTCAAGGCGATGATGACAATATCATGAGAAGCAGCAGCAAAGAAAAGGGCATGGTGGAAGGGCAGATGGGAAAATGCGCCGAGACTTTGGTGGTGTTGATGCTAACCAAGGAAAGCCATGGGACCCAACAGAGCCAGATGATACTGTGAGAGGCAATATTTGGGCCGGGCCAACTATTATGGCTGCATTTTTCTGtccctttattttattttattgtacTACGTAGTTAGAAATTTAGAATCTTCTGTCGCTATTATGTGTACCATATTCAAATCCTATCACACCGATGTGCGAACCCATCTTAGGTTCGTGTACAGATATCTGCACCGCATCGAAATTAATTCATCTAAGTTGATGATTTGTTAATCACGGACCGAGTGAACTGTGTATCTTTGAACTACGGTACTGCATTTCAACATCGAATATATTTGGAGATTCAGATTGTCATGGGACCTGCGAGATATTAGACTTTTGAGTTTGAGCCTCTATGCATATCTATTTTCCCGCACTTCAGAGTTCAGCAAAACTTATTTGCATATTCAGACACCTTTGATGAATTTACTACGCATGCTAGATGTGAGGGATGGCCTCATGCTATGTGACCTGCTGCCGCAGATTCCTTTTACTTTACGTGCTAATTTTGTGTGTTCACTTAACCATTATTCTTTTACTTTGATGTTGTCTGCCTTGCCCCTTTCTGTTTCACTTTGCCTATAAAAAGTCAGGAACAGATAAGTTCTATATATTCCTTTTGTTTGCCTGTGTGTGCTGTTCCACAATTTTAGGTTACAGTTTCCATTGCATTACGTATTTGGTGGTTCTAGTATTCAGATGCGTGCTTCATTCTAAATGATAGTAAAATATTGTTTGATCAGAAGTTCAGAACCTATGAAATTGAACCATTGTTTCTTGTTAACTTTTGTTCCAGGCTGTAAATACTCTGTGCCGTATTGTTCATCACTTTCCTTTCATTCTGTACCTGCAGGAGGCACCAGCTGTCATTGAGTCATACTACGACAAGAGAATAGTAGGCTGCCCGGGTGATGAAGGAGGTAAGCCAGTTTGGAAATGCTCTAGATGCTAGATGTGGCAAGAATTGTATAACACTTATTGTGGTTGTTTCATATGCAGAGGATGAGCATGATGTCGTATGGTTCTGGTTGAAAAAAGATGAGCCACATGAATGCCCAGTTTGCTCACAATACTTCACGGTAATTTGACATGTCAATTTAGTTTATCATAGCACGTGCTGCCAAGCTGTGTCTGGTTTATCAGTGTTAAGCTGTTCATTAAGGGATGTTTTGCTGCTTGCTTTATGCAGCTTAAGGTCATTGGTGATGGTGGAAACCCAGATGggcatgacactgatgatgaaggtcATCACCACTAAGGATGCCTTGTGGTTCTGA contains:
- the LOC124665123 gene encoding putative cytochrome c oxidase subunit 5b-like; protein product: MWRRLQTLAPALRRAAAGAGAAPTPITARAAPFSTAAAAFRRTTPLSSGDKPLTVEDIVPIATGHEREELEGELQGKKRFDMDAPCGPFGTKEAPAVIESYYDKRIVGCPGDEGEDEHDVVWFWLKKDEPHECPVCSQYFTLKVIGDGGNPDGHDTDDEGHHH